A window of Seriola aureovittata isolate HTS-2021-v1 ecotype China chromosome 17, ASM2101889v1, whole genome shotgun sequence genomic DNA:
GAGGCAGGACTCTGGGTCAGTGCGCTGACCTGTCCCTGCCCACCTGAGGCAGGACTCTGGGTCAGTGCGCTGACCTGTCCCTGACCACCTGAGGCAGGACTCTGGGTCAGTGCGCTGACCTGTCCACCAGCTAAAACCTTGTGAccgccatttaaaaaaaattggaaatgaTCCAAATCAACATCAAAATGTCTGGATGTCAGTGTCGGCTGGTAAAGAGACAACAGAGTCCGCCATTGTGGTTGTTGCGCCTGGTGTTAGTGTTGCTAGGAAACCAGTGATGTGAACAACTGCCCCTCTCTGTCTGATCGAGCCGATCACAATCAGCACATTAATCGATCAGAGGTGATGTCACTGCGTCCAGGAGTACACCTGTACATCACAgcaggtgaaaggtcagagaaCATGTGTcacgtttgtgtttgtgtttttccaacaGGGTTTTTACAAAGGAGGAAAGTTTGTCTTCAGCTTTAAGGTgagacacacctgtcacctgtcacctgacttcctcttcctctgtcacctGTTCACAAACTAAAACTGATTTTCCATCCACACAGTGTGAAaccattattttatatttgttcatttctttattatgaacattcattatttatttattttatatatttttatttccacatgTTAGATTTGATAAATATTTTAGATTGTTTCACAGATTCAGTTTCACTGAATCAGCTGATCTTGACCCTTAATCTGACACGTTTCATTGATCTATTGGAGTAAATttaccaatcaatcaatcaattactCAATCAATTAATAAACAGAGCATCAGTGGGTTCTCCATGAGCTCATGTGGTAGTAATtgatattgattgattattcttttctttcattcctctTTTCTCACCTGAAAACATAGAAAGTGTTCAGgtaacactaacacacacacacacactaacacacacacacacaacacacacacacacacacacacacacacgttggcGCAGACAGCGAGGGTCGTTTCACCCTGTGGCTCCAGAAACCTGGCAGTTAGTTAATAAGTTAGTTTTTGTCCACATGTTGTCATGTATGAAAAGTGTCCCCTTCAGTGATagaaacaagtgtgtgtgtgtgtgtgtgtgtgtgtgtgtgtgtgtgtgtgtgtgtgtgtgtgtgtgtgtgtgtgtgtgtgtgtgtgtgtgtgtgtgtgtgtgtgtgtgtgtttcaggtagGACAGGGTTACCCCCACGACCCTCCCAAGGTAAAGTGTGAGACAATGGTGTATCACCCCAACATCGACCTGGAAGGAAACGTCTGCCTAAATATCTTAAGGTGTGTACACGATTCCAACAGCTGTTCATTCTTCACCTGATTGATGAGAGGCTATGGACTCAAGGGCCACTTACTGACTTTTTCTGCTGATTAGAACTCTCCAAAACGAGCTAGTGAATATAGCTTCAGCTATGggctacggtggccctgagagctcaacacacgGCAGCTTCATCAGCCTGAAGCTGAGCTGCAGATACTCACATCGGGgtgaaaacatatttgtgagtttggcctttctcagcttctgAGGGACACACttgttcagtgcttttaacTTAAAAGTCATGATTGGttattgaacaacaagtgccgtcactttttagtgtcccctggaaacacttcctgttgtgttgtatttgcagctcatgtcgtcagactgatgttttctgaagttgtttgtgtttgtctgttattatgtgttttctgaagctgcagtgctttgatccctcagggccaccgtataTAGACCCTcagcctgcagtgttttattttgaaaggtaaCTGTTCCAGGATGTGTGATGAGTAACTGAGCTCCATGTCTCCCTCCACAGAGAGGACTGGAAGCCTGTGTTGACAATAAACTCCATCATCTACGGTCTACAGTATCTATTTCTAGTAAGTCTGACTTCACTGTGAATATCTGTGTTGGGAAGCAAGAACAAACATCTTTCACACTAAAGACTAAACAAGGAATTAATTAGctgcctcccctcctccccctccccctccccccctgcaGGAGCCTAACCCTGAGGATCCGTTGAACAAGGAGGCAGCAGAGGTTCTCCAGACGAACCGGCGGCTCTTTGAGCAGAACGTCCATCGCTCTCTGAGGGGCGGCTACGTGGGTGCCACCTACTTCGAGAGGTGTCTTAAATAACTCGGCGTCCCATGatcctccacccctccccttcACTCCTCACCTCCCCCTGCTCCCCCTCTGCCTCACCCCTCCTTCCCCTTTTCCTCATCAGTCCTGCTCGTTGGCAGAAGCAGGAGCCGCTGCGACAGAAAGCAGCACGCCAGAAGACgcttttctgtttgaaaacaaaagaagacaaagaacccccccacaccaccaccacctcccttcctcctcctcccccctacCCTCCCCCTCGTCTCCCATCTCTCTGTTTTACTTCCAAGACGCAGCATTCAACCGTTTACACGCCACAGGGGGTGACGCCGATACAACACACATGTGACTGGACTTGAAAAGACGGCCGACAGTGAGCGGCGGTCGAggacgacgacgatgatgatgatgatgatgatgatgataataatgatgatgatgatgatgatgatattgggGACTGAGGGACGGGggcggggggaggaggaggaggcaggtgtgtgtggtcagtgaaTGTTGCTCAGGTGAGTCAATGATTCAGTGAACGCCACATCGCTGCTGAGAACGATACTGATGACGATGATACCCacatgatttctttctttcattttgtgtgtgtggcgtaGACACCTGACATACAGGTGGTCAGAAGGACACACCCCCCACCTCTCCACCCTCTTGCTGCCAATTGGTCATAAACTCCAGTCGGCAGCAAACTCCAAACATTAACAGCGTTCTAGTCAAACAACAGCCTCTGTTCACCAAAATGTCTCTAACGCCCTGCGCTAGAGACATCCGTTGCCCTGGCAACCTGACAGCAGCCATGGCAACGGTCGCTTTGCAGCAACACAGCGATGACAAGACTTCAGGAACTGTTGATCCCCCAGAAAATAGTTCCAAC
This region includes:
- the ube2m gene encoding NEDD8-conjugating enzyme Ubc12 is translated as MIKLFSLKQQKKDEESAGGNRTGAGGKKASAAQLRIQKDINELNLPKTCEINFPDDDDLLNFRLIISPDEGFYKGGKFVFSFKVGQGYPHDPPKVKCETMVYHPNIDLEGNVCLNILREDWKPVLTINSIIYGLQYLFLEPNPEDPLNKEAAEVLQTNRRLFEQNVHRSLRGGYVGATYFERCLK